One part of the Candidatus Krumholzibacteriia bacterium genome encodes these proteins:
- a CDS encoding fasciclin domain-containing protein, which yields MFRRTDLRAATTVVALIMLLSGSPSAAGNDIVETASAAGDFETLVAAVKTAGLAEVLQGEGPFTVFAPTDDAFAALPDGTVEDLLRPENRDRLVDLLTDHVIAGEIPAEIAVTLDEGETLSGRSVEFEFDGETLMVDDATVVAADVRASNGVIHVIDRVLVPGDDERRVRAAQRLIERAIDRGAPLYNHGQRAACAAIYMTAADGLLMGGALPQDAAENLRRARWRAGNSSDPDDRAWIMRRALDSVHGELSGTRLAAD from the coding sequence ATGTTCCGTCGAACCGACCTGCGCGCCGCGACCACGGTCGTCGCGCTGATCATGCTCTTGTCGGGCTCTCCGTCCGCGGCGGGCAACGACATCGTGGAGACCGCGAGCGCCGCGGGGGACTTCGAGACGCTGGTCGCCGCGGTGAAGACCGCCGGACTGGCCGAGGTCCTGCAGGGCGAGGGACCCTTCACCGTCTTCGCCCCGACCGACGACGCCTTCGCCGCGTTGCCCGACGGCACGGTCGAGGACCTGCTCCGCCCCGAGAACCGTGACCGTCTCGTGGACCTGCTGACCGATCACGTGATCGCGGGCGAGATACCGGCCGAGATCGCGGTGACGCTGGACGAAGGCGAGACCCTGAGCGGTCGGAGCGTCGAGTTCGAGTTCGACGGGGAGACCCTGATGGTCGACGACGCCACGGTCGTGGCCGCCGACGTCCGAGCGAGCAACGGGGTGATCCACGTGATCGACCGCGTGCTGGTGCCCGGGGACGACGAACGCCGAGTCCGGGCGGCGCAGCGCCTGATCGAGCGAGCCATCGATCGCGGCGCGCCCCTCTACAACCACGGTCAGCGCGCCGCGTGTGCGGCGATCTACATGACCGCGGCCGACGGGCTGCTGATGGGTGGCGCCCTCCCACAGGACGCGGCCGAGAACTTGCGGCGGGCCCGCTGGCGTGCCGGCAACTCCAGCGATCCCGACGACCGCGCGTGGATCATGCGGCGCGCCCTCGACAGCGTGCACGGGGAGCTGTCGGGCACGCGCCTCGCCGCGGACTGA